In Acidobacteriota bacterium, a genomic segment contains:
- the plsX gene encoding phosphate acyltransferase PlsX: protein MNRPAEGPIAVDAMGGDGAPREIVRGALEAVTDFGIPVHLVGPQKRLRRELGRFRFLPSGLELVDAPEVVGMHDPAISVLRGKKRSSLNVCAELVRDHRATAMVTAGNTGAAWVAAKSGLGMIEGVDRPALAAVVPKREGRTLILDVGANTECKPHQLVQFAVMGSFYAEAVLGVGSPRVGLMSVGEEDNKGGPQARERNRVLKEAGINFIGNVEGDGVFSSGVDVIVCDGFTGNVILKVSEGFGEMVVGMLVEEARQSPMYGAGLLMAKGAFRNLRSKVDYSEYGGAPLLGVDGACLVGHGKSSAKAIRNAVRFAASYASCGVIERIGDKILEVLASSGSGKNG, encoded by the coding sequence ATGAACAGGCCGGCTGAAGGACCCATCGCGGTCGACGCTATGGGCGGCGACGGCGCTCCGCGGGAAATAGTCCGTGGAGCTCTTGAAGCGGTCACCGATTTCGGAATTCCAGTTCACCTCGTCGGACCGCAGAAACGGCTACGCCGCGAACTTGGACGATTTCGCTTCCTGCCTTCGGGGCTGGAGCTGGTTGACGCTCCCGAGGTGGTCGGCATGCACGATCCAGCGATCAGCGTCCTGCGTGGGAAGAAACGTTCCTCTCTGAATGTCTGCGCGGAGCTCGTGCGTGACCATCGGGCAACGGCCATGGTGACGGCCGGGAACACAGGAGCGGCCTGGGTCGCCGCCAAATCCGGGCTCGGAATGATCGAGGGCGTGGACCGCCCCGCACTTGCAGCGGTGGTGCCGAAGAGGGAGGGTCGCACTCTGATTCTCGACGTCGGCGCCAACACGGAGTGCAAACCGCATCAGCTCGTCCAGTTTGCAGTAATGGGTTCGTTCTACGCCGAGGCCGTTCTTGGCGTCGGTTCGCCAAGGGTCGGCCTGATGTCGGTCGGTGAAGAGGACAACAAGGGAGGACCGCAGGCTCGTGAGCGCAACCGGGTTCTCAAGGAAGCCGGAATCAATTTCATCGGCAACGTTGAGGGCGATGGTGTGTTCAGCTCCGGTGTCGACGTCATCGTGTGCGACGGGTTCACCGGCAACGTGATACTCAAGGTTTCCGAGGGTTTTGGCGAGATGGTTGTTGGCATGCTTGTCGAGGAGGCCCGTCAGTCGCCGATGTATGGCGCGGGGCTCCTGATGGCCAAAGGGGCCTTTCGCAACCTGCGGTCCAAGGTCGATTACTCAGAGTATGGCGGCGCTCCGTTGCTCGGAGTGGATGGTGCCTGTCTGGTCGGTCACGGGAAGTCGAGTGCGAAGGCGATTCGCAACGCTGTCCGCTTTGCCGCGTCCTATGCTTCTTGCGGCGTGATCGAGCGCATCGGGGACAAAATCCTCGAGGTGCTGGCAAGCTCCGGCAGCGGGAAGAACGGGTGA
- the rpmF gene encoding 50S ribosomal protein L32, whose translation MANPKRRISRTRRDKRRSHHALQTPGKSLCTSCFEPKPPHQVCPHCGSYKGREVIRVEELD comes from the coding sequence ATGGCAAATCCGAAACGACGCATTTCGAGGACGCGGCGCGACAAGCGTCGCTCCCATCACGCGCTTCAGACGCCTGGCAAGAGCCTGTGTACCTCGTGCTTCGAGCCGAAGCCGCCGCACCAGGTATGCCCGCATTGCGGGAGTTACAAGGGTCGTGAGGTCATCAGGGTCGAAGAGCTCGACTGA
- a CDS encoding DUF177 domain-containing protein, with translation MKIDISQLEHEPVRFDENILISVERLDPDQVAGPMKVRLEGEVRPQGDAFSVSGRCAAEGRLTCSRCLEPVEWTVEENFSLEYRVPALAPVDAESGLDEGELDVAFLQGEELDLSELAAEQVLLSLPMRIVCRPDCAGLCSRCGANLNNEEGCECEPEIDPRWGALADLAGNASES, from the coding sequence GTGAAGATCGACATTTCACAGCTCGAACACGAGCCGGTTCGCTTCGACGAGAATATTCTCATCAGCGTCGAGCGGCTCGATCCCGATCAGGTGGCGGGTCCGATGAAGGTTCGCCTCGAGGGTGAAGTTCGCCCGCAGGGTGACGCCTTTTCGGTTTCGGGGCGCTGCGCGGCCGAGGGCCGTCTGACGTGCTCGAGATGCCTGGAGCCGGTCGAGTGGACCGTCGAGGAGAATTTCTCGCTCGAGTACCGCGTGCCGGCCCTGGCGCCGGTCGACGCCGAATCGGGGCTCGACGAGGGAGAACTTGACGTTGCCTTCCTCCAGGGGGAGGAGCTCGATCTGAGTGAACTGGCGGCGGAGCAGGTACTGCTCTCTCTGCCGATGCGGATCGTGTGCCGGCCGGATTGCGCGGGGCTGTGTAGCCGGTGTGGTGCGAACCTCAACAACGAAGAAGGCTGCGAGTGTGAACCCGAGATCGACCCGCGATGGGGCGCCCTCGCGGATCTCGCTGGCAACGCGAGCGAGAGCTGA